The Oreochromis niloticus isolate F11D_XX linkage group LG15, O_niloticus_UMD_NMBU, whole genome shotgun sequence genome includes a region encoding these proteins:
- the LOC100704831 gene encoding nuclear factor 7, ovary-like: MASGSEANLHCPVCCDIFKDPVLLSCSHSFCKVCLRRWWRSKEALECPVCKRISGKKHPPCNLALKNLCEAFLLESDQKSEALCRLHSEKLKLFCLDHQEPVCLICRDSENHANHKFRPVDEAARDCRDKLQKHLRPLQEKLKLLKQTKGNYTRTTEHVKVQAQDTKKQIKKQFKRLHKFLEEEEKARIAAVSAEERQKREVLMEKMEVLRREIAALSQIIRATEEELRAEDTFFLNNYKVTVDQVQEHPLMGDPELLLGVLLDQAKHLGNLTFNILNKMAEASSYTPVILDPNTAHPRLNLSEDLSGVKQGRTVECPNNPERFDSFCITLGSQGFNSGVHSWEVELGHSSHWILGVAPESVQRKGHLGSHSGLWTMEFCKGKYKASSPSNSVSVLSVWNRIKRIRVCLDCDTGVLSFSDPNSLIYSNSCTSTEALFPVIGTSDKRLLKILPETIILLNNTC, from the coding sequence ATGGCCTCCGGATCAGAGGCCAACCTCCACTGTCCCGTGTGCTGTGATATCTTTAAAGATCCAGTTCTGCTTTCCTGTagccacagcttctgtaaaGTCTGTCTCCGGAGATGGTGGAGAAGTAAAGAAGCACTCGAGTGTCCTGTTTGTAAGCGCATATCTGGGAAGAAACACCCACCTTGCAACTTGGCACTGAAGAATCTGTGTGAGGCCTTTTTACTGGAGAGTGACCAGAAGTCTGAGGCTCTGTGCCGCCTGCACTCAGAGAAACTCAAACTTTTCTGTTTGGACCACCAGGAGCCAGTGTGCCTAATCTGCAGAGACTCCGAAAATCATGCAAATCATAAGTTCAGACCCGTTGATGAAGCTGCACGTGATTGCAGAGACAAGCTTCAAAAACACCTGAGGCCTTTACAGGAGAAGCTGAAGCTCTTGAAACAAACTAAAGGAAACTACACCCGAACAACAGAACATGTTAAAGTCCAGGCTCAAGACACAAAGAAGCAGATTAAGAAGCAGTTCAAGAGGCTTCACAAGTTTCtagaagaggaagagaaggcCAGGATCGCTGCTGTGAGTGCAGAGGAAAGGCAGAAACGTGAGGTGCTGATGGAGAAGATGGAGGTTCTGAGAAGAGAGATAGCAGCTCTTTCCCAAATTATCAGAGCAACAGAGGAagagctgagagctgaagacACCTTCTTCCTAAACAACTACAAGGTTACAGTAGATCAGGTCCAGGAGCATCCCCTGATGGGTGATCCAGAGCTTCTTCTAGGAGTGTTGCTGGAccaggccaaacacctgggcaatCTGACCTTCAACATCTTGAacaagatggctgaggccagcTCGTACACTCCTGTGATTCTGGATCCAAACACTGCCCATCCGAGACTCAACCTGTCTGAAGATCTGAGTGGTGTTAAACAGGGACGGACAGTAGAGTGTCCCAACAACCCGGAGAGGTTTGACAGCTTCTGCATCACCCTCGGCTCTCAGGGATTCAACTCAGGGGTTCACAGCTGGGAAGTTGAACTTGGACACAGTTCACACTGGATCCTGGGCGTGGCACCAGAGTCAGTCCAAAGGAAAGGACATTTAGGCTCGCACTCTGGGTTATGGACAATGGAGTTTTGTAAAGGTAAATACAAAGCATCCTCACCATCAAATTCAGTCTCAGTTCTTTCAGTGTGGAATAGGATAAAGAGGATCAGAGTTTGTTTGGACTGTGACACAGGGGTGCTGAGTTTCTCTGATCCCAACAGTCTCATATACTCCAACTCATGTACCTCCACCGAGGCCCTGTTCCCAGTTATAGGCACAAGTGATAAACGCCTATTGAAGATACTACCTGAAACAATAATATTACTAAATAATACCTGTTAG